One genomic region from Polynucleobacter sp. MWH-P3-07-1 encodes:
- the rnr gene encoding ribonuclease R — MRKADHVVPRDENRLGTVQGHRDGFGFVIPDDGGEDIFLSEKEMSRVMHGDRVHVKVLGTDRRGRPEGQIVEVVVHANKLVIGRLLNENGVLIVAPEDKRIGHDILIPPKGQGIAKLGQVVSVEIIDYPDSYRQAVGRVVEVLGEIDDPGMEIEIAVRKYGVPHEFSAAAMKEAAALPDTVQQADLEGRVDLRDVPLVTIDGADARDFDDAVYAEPVMYGKSKAWRLIVAIADVSHYVKPGHPLDDDGLLRATSVYFPRRVIPMLPEKISNGLCSLNPGVDRLCMVCDSVVDNNGIVLAYQFYPAVMHSAQRFTYDIVWEILSNSKGPEAARFAEFRPLLMNLYSLYKILLSAREKRGAIEFETTETQIISNELGKIMRIEPRTRNDAHRLIEECMLTANVCAADFIEKNKHLGLYRVHGEPSEEKLVTLRQVLRTSGLSLGGGDKPKPRDFAKLIQEVKERPDANMLQSVVLRSMQQAMYQPDNEGHFGLAYPAYSHFTSPIRRYPDLLTHRVIKAILQKKPYVPVLPPKVPLNLTLPRKGKARQNAVDAKKSHTDAKTAAEKGTKLPKGANAALPIWGQLGVHCSSNERRADEASRDVEAWLKCYYMRDHLGQEYAGTVTSVASFGLFIQLENLFVEGMVHVTELGGDYFQYDEARQELRGERTGIRYRLGDRMHVLVSRVDLDARKIEFSLMKTVGAEPGNNFNRRSMVLATETGRPNKKAASKKSRPQSKTPQKPSGINTNAAKTAGNLGASQSKGKSNRKSGKAKPAGTGRIPGKAAGSKPPVRNTKARRK, encoded by the coding sequence ATGCGTAAAGCAGATCATGTGGTGCCACGCGATGAGAATCGTTTAGGTACCGTTCAAGGCCACAGAGATGGTTTTGGTTTTGTAATCCCCGATGATGGTGGTGAGGATATCTTCCTCTCCGAAAAAGAGATGTCCCGCGTCATGCACGGTGATCGTGTCCATGTCAAAGTTTTAGGGACCGATCGTAGAGGTCGTCCAGAAGGTCAAATTGTTGAAGTTGTAGTGCATGCCAATAAGCTCGTCATTGGTCGTCTATTGAATGAAAACGGAGTACTCATTGTTGCACCCGAAGATAAGCGAATCGGCCATGACATTCTGATACCGCCTAAGGGTCAGGGTATTGCTAAACTCGGTCAAGTGGTTAGCGTTGAAATCATCGACTATCCAGATAGCTATCGCCAAGCGGTAGGGAGAGTTGTTGAAGTATTAGGTGAGATTGACGACCCTGGTATGGAAATTGAGATCGCTGTCCGCAAGTATGGTGTGCCCCATGAGTTTTCTGCTGCTGCCATGAAAGAAGCAGCAGCATTGCCCGATACGGTTCAGCAAGCTGACCTAGAAGGTCGAGTCGATCTGCGTGACGTACCTCTCGTTACGATTGATGGCGCCGATGCCCGTGACTTTGACGATGCGGTCTATGCCGAACCAGTGATGTACGGCAAGAGTAAAGCCTGGCGACTGATTGTGGCTATCGCTGACGTATCGCACTACGTTAAACCTGGCCACCCATTAGATGATGATGGCTTACTACGAGCAACCTCAGTCTATTTCCCAAGACGCGTCATTCCGATGTTGCCTGAGAAGATCTCGAATGGTCTGTGCTCTCTGAACCCTGGAGTTGATCGACTCTGTATGGTTTGCGATTCTGTAGTGGATAACAACGGCATCGTATTGGCTTATCAGTTTTATCCAGCGGTAATGCATTCTGCGCAACGCTTTACCTATGACATCGTCTGGGAGATTCTCTCAAACAGCAAAGGACCCGAGGCGGCGCGCTTTGCTGAGTTCCGACCATTGCTCATGAATTTGTATTCTCTTTATAAGATCTTGTTATCTGCTAGAGAAAAGCGTGGCGCGATTGAATTTGAGACTACCGAAACCCAGATTATCAGTAATGAGCTGGGTAAGATCATGCGCATTGAGCCCCGTACGCGGAACGACGCACATCGCTTGATCGAAGAATGTATGTTGACGGCCAACGTCTGTGCTGCCGACTTTATCGAGAAAAACAAGCACCTGGGTTTATATCGAGTGCACGGGGAGCCTTCTGAAGAGAAGCTCGTGACCCTACGCCAAGTTCTGCGTACTTCTGGCCTTTCATTAGGCGGTGGTGATAAACCTAAGCCACGCGACTTTGCCAAGTTGATTCAGGAAGTCAAAGAGCGCCCCGATGCCAATATGCTGCAGTCAGTGGTTTTGCGCTCGATGCAACAAGCGATGTATCAACCCGATAACGAAGGTCACTTTGGTCTAGCCTATCCTGCGTATTCTCATTTCACGAGCCCGATTCGCCGCTATCCCGATCTATTAACCCATCGGGTGATCAAAGCGATTCTGCAGAAGAAGCCTTACGTTCCAGTCCTGCCACCCAAAGTGCCTCTGAACTTAACCTTGCCTCGTAAAGGTAAAGCACGTCAGAACGCAGTCGATGCTAAAAAATCCCATACGGATGCGAAGACTGCAGCAGAGAAGGGCACTAAGCTACCAAAAGGTGCTAATGCGGCATTACCCATTTGGGGTCAGTTGGGTGTGCACTGCTCATCGAATGAACGCCGAGCTGATGAGGCATCCCGAGACGTAGAAGCATGGCTCAAGTGCTATTACATGCGCGATCATCTAGGTCAAGAGTATGCTGGCACCGTTACTAGTGTGGCTAGCTTTGGTTTATTTATTCAGCTGGAGAACCTCTTTGTTGAGGGCATGGTCCATGTCACAGAATTGGGTGGGGATTATTTCCAATACGATGAAGCGCGCCAAGAATTGCGTGGTGAAAGAACCGGCATTCGCTATCGCTTAGGTGACAGAATGCATGTGTTGGTTAGCCGGGTGGACTTAGACGCCCGCAAAATTGAATTTAGCCTCATGAAGACCGTTGGCGCTGAGCCCGGTAACAATTTCAATCGACGCTCGATGGTCTTAGCAACTGAAACTGGTAGACCAAATAAAAAAGCCGCCTCCAAGAAATCACGGCCTCAGAGTAAAACACCTCAGAAGCCTAGTGGCATTAATACCAACGCAGCGAAAACTGCAGGTAACCTTGGTGCCTCTCAATCTAAAGGGAAGTCAAACCGTAAGAGTGGTAAGGCCAAGCCAGCCGGCACTGGACGGATACCCGGTAAAGCTGCCGGTAGCAAACCCCCAGTGCGCAATACCAAAGCGCGACGTAAATAA
- the rlmB gene encoding 23S rRNA (guanosine(2251)-2'-O)-methyltransferase RlmB, which translates to MKQILVGFHAVQARLRVDPDSLKSVYFDPSRRDRRMGDFLKQAEEILGERLHAADAERLHKLTGHDRHQGVVALAEKMTVARTITEVVEDVEAQQEKALFLVLDGVTDPHNFGACLRVADGAGVDAVVIPKDRSASINATVSKVSSGASEVMPVITVTNLVRSMKEMQEAGVWLIGTDDEAEKSIYDIDLTGPIGIVMGAEGEGMRRLTKETCDELVRIPMQGVVESLNVSVASGVCLYEALRQRLAKQVL; encoded by the coding sequence ATGAAACAAATCTTAGTAGGATTTCATGCGGTGCAAGCTCGCTTGAGAGTGGACCCTGACAGCTTGAAGTCTGTTTATTTTGATCCCAGTCGGCGTGATCGTCGTATGGGGGATTTTCTGAAGCAGGCGGAAGAGATCTTGGGAGAGCGTCTGCATGCTGCAGATGCAGAGCGTTTACATAAGCTGACAGGGCACGATCGCCACCAAGGCGTCGTGGCTTTGGCAGAAAAGATGACAGTTGCTCGGACAATTACCGAAGTTGTTGAGGATGTCGAGGCGCAACAAGAGAAAGCACTCTTCTTAGTATTGGATGGCGTGACTGATCCCCATAACTTTGGTGCCTGCTTGCGTGTCGCTGATGGCGCTGGCGTTGATGCCGTAGTCATTCCAAAAGATCGGTCTGCCTCAATTAATGCCACGGTGAGTAAAGTCTCTAGCGGTGCATCAGAAGTGATGCCCGTCATTACCGTCACCAATCTGGTGCGCAGTATGAAAGAGATGCAAGAGGCCGGTGTTTGGTTGATTGGTACAGACGACGAAGCCGAAAAATCCATCTACGATATTGATCTCACAGGCCCCATTGGGATTGTGATGGGTGCCGAAGGTGAGGGCATGCGCCGACTCACCAAGGAAACCTGTGATGAGTTGGTCCGAATTCCGATGCAAGGCGTTGTGGAAAGCCTCAACGTTTCGGTAGCGAGTGGCGTTTGTCTATACGAGGCCCTGAGGCAGCGCTTAGCTAAGCAAGTTCTCTAG
- the tal gene encoding transaldolase, with amino-acid sequence MPSALEQLKAFTTVVADTGDFERMRQFLPQDATTNPSLILKAAQQSNYQALVDQVKAAHPGMKPADLVDYILVAFGLEILKIVPGRVSTEVDARLSFDTAATITKAKHLISLYESHGIKRDRVLIKLAGTWEGIQAAKALEAEGIHCNMTLLFSLVQAAACGSANAQLISPFVGRITDWFKAKLASEWNENHTGANDPGVLSVKRIYQYYKHFGIQTEIMGASFRNTSQILELAGCDLLTISPELLAELQNSEQLVKRKLISSSDPSSEIVQLKLDESSFRLQLNNDAMATEKLAEGIRNFCIDTEKLENLLS; translated from the coding sequence ATGCCATCCGCCTTAGAACAACTCAAAGCATTTACAACCGTCGTCGCCGATACCGGGGATTTTGAGCGGATGCGCCAATTTTTGCCACAAGATGCGACCACGAATCCTTCTTTGATTTTGAAGGCTGCCCAACAGAGCAATTACCAGGCATTGGTCGACCAGGTTAAAGCCGCTCATCCCGGTATGAAACCTGCTGACTTAGTTGACTATATTTTGGTCGCCTTTGGTCTGGAAATTCTGAAGATTGTTCCTGGACGAGTTTCTACTGAAGTCGATGCACGCCTCTCTTTTGATACTGCTGCAACGATTACTAAAGCCAAACATCTCATCAGCCTCTATGAATCCCATGGCATCAAGCGTGATCGCGTACTGATTAAATTAGCGGGAACGTGGGAAGGCATCCAGGCAGCAAAAGCTTTAGAAGCGGAAGGCATTCATTGCAATATGACTTTGCTCTTCTCTTTAGTGCAGGCTGCCGCTTGTGGCTCCGCCAATGCCCAGTTGATCTCTCCATTTGTTGGACGTATTACCGATTGGTTCAAAGCAAAATTAGCAAGTGAATGGAATGAAAATCATACCGGCGCTAATGATCCTGGCGTGCTCTCTGTAAAGCGCATCTACCAATACTACAAACACTTCGGCATTCAAACTGAAATCATGGGTGCCAGTTTTCGCAATACCAGTCAGATTTTAGAATTAGCGGGTTGCGATCTACTCACAATCAGCCCTGAGCTCTTGGCAGAACTGCAAAATAGCGAGCAACTGGTTAAGCGCAAATTGATTAGCTCAAGTGATCCCTCAAGCGAGATAGTCCAATTGAAGCTAGATGAGTCTAGTTTTAGACTGCAACTCAATAATGATGCGATGGCTACTGAGAAGTTAGCTGAGGGTATTCGGAACTTCTGTATTGATACTGAAAAGCTAGAGAACTTGCTTAGCTAA
- the rpiA gene encoding ribose-5-phosphate isomerase RpiA, whose amino-acid sequence MTQDQLKQLVGEAARDEVLKLPAGQILGVGTGSTVNFFIDAIAPHKSHFAGTVSSSNASTERLLKHGFTVLDPNDVVQLPVYVDGADEIDPQGNMIKGGGGALTREKIIASMANQFLCICDSSKQVPVLGHFPLPIEVMPMACAIVTREMEKLGGKVALRLQKSVREDLNQTPSQAFVTDNGGWILEVNGLSITNPAALEAQINQIAGVLTVGIFAKEKADVLLVSNTTGVSRVLL is encoded by the coding sequence ATGACTCAAGATCAATTAAAGCAATTAGTCGGCGAAGCTGCTCGTGATGAGGTTCTGAAGCTTCCTGCAGGGCAAATTCTGGGTGTGGGTACCGGTTCAACGGTGAACTTCTTTATCGACGCTATCGCACCTCACAAAAGCCATTTCGCTGGTACGGTATCGAGTTCGAATGCCAGTACCGAGCGCCTCTTAAAGCATGGCTTCACGGTGCTTGACCCCAATGATGTTGTCCAATTACCGGTCTATGTAGATGGTGCCGACGAGATTGACCCTCAGGGCAATATGATCAAAGGCGGGGGCGGTGCTTTAACGAGAGAAAAGATCATTGCCTCAATGGCCAATCAGTTCTTGTGTATTTGTGATTCCTCAAAACAAGTCCCGGTATTAGGCCACTTTCCGCTCCCCATTGAGGTGATGCCCATGGCCTGCGCCATCGTGACACGCGAAATGGAAAAGCTGGGTGGCAAGGTTGCCCTGAGATTACAAAAGAGTGTTCGTGAAGATTTAAACCAAACCCCCAGCCAAGCTTTCGTGACCGATAACGGGGGTTGGATACTCGAGGTGAACGGTTTAAGTATTACCAATCCTGCAGCGCTTGAGGCACAGATCAATCAAATCGCTGGTGTATTAACCGTCGGCATTTTTGCCAAAGAAAAGGCCGATGTCTTATTAGTCAGTAATACCACTGGGGTTAGTCGAGTGCTTCTGTAA
- a CDS encoding oxidative damage protection protein: MARMVQCIKLNKEAEGMDFAPLPGELGKKLWNEVSKEAWAAWLKHQTMLINENRLNMADPRARQYLLKQVEKYFYEGGADAAQGFVPPSE; this comes from the coding sequence ATGGCACGCATGGTTCAATGCATCAAACTCAATAAAGAAGCTGAGGGCATGGATTTCGCTCCACTTCCTGGTGAATTGGGCAAAAAGCTCTGGAATGAGGTTTCAAAAGAAGCTTGGGCTGCCTGGTTAAAGCACCAGACTATGCTGATTAATGAGAATCGCCTCAATATGGCCGATCCTCGTGCTCGCCAGTACCTTCTAAAGCAGGTAGAAAAGTACTTTTATGAAGGTGGTGCTGATGCAGCGCAGGGTTTCGTTCCACCATCGGAATAA
- the argA gene encoding amino-acid N-acetyltransferase — MSTNAPNPASGDEESTSNFPFVGWLRDVAPYIHSFREKTFVIAFAGELVKEIGLENIIEDIAMLHAMGMRIVLVHGIRPQIEEQLKLRKIKSKFGTSALNTYRITDAAALECVKEAAGELRLDIEAAFSRGLPNTPMAGSRISVISGNFITAMPVGVVDGVDYIHTGLVRKVDSTSITLSLDSNKIVLLSPLGFSPTGQAFNLAYEDVAASTAAALKADKLIFLSPYSGLRDADGELITELSLPQLQDYMSAHKELEIGLRGLLNISGRAVRSGVSRVHFLPCNQDGALLEELFTHDGIGMMLASSDIENLREANQDDVGGILQLTMPLEEEGILAARGQDVIERDIQRFSVIEHDRVLFGCAALFPFPNGVGELACLAVDPDVQGSGDGERLLKRIEMRAKQENIKKLFVLTTRTEHWFLKRGFKRATVDDLPEERKQIYNWDRKSMVLTKDL; from the coding sequence ATGAGCACAAATGCACCAAACCCCGCCTCTGGCGACGAAGAATCGACCTCAAACTTTCCCTTCGTGGGCTGGCTGCGTGACGTTGCGCCCTACATTCATAGCTTCCGTGAAAAGACCTTTGTCATCGCCTTTGCTGGCGAACTCGTCAAAGAAATCGGGCTTGAGAACATCATTGAAGATATTGCCATGCTCCATGCAATGGGCATGCGGATTGTGCTTGTGCACGGTATCCGTCCTCAGATTGAAGAACAGCTCAAACTCAGAAAGATCAAAAGCAAGTTTGGCACCAGCGCATTAAATACTTACCGTATTACTGATGCTGCTGCACTCGAGTGCGTTAAAGAGGCTGCTGGTGAATTGCGTCTCGACATTGAAGCGGCATTCAGTCGCGGCTTACCCAATACCCCAATGGCGGGTTCACGGATCTCCGTGATCTCAGGTAACTTTATTACAGCGATGCCCGTTGGTGTGGTGGATGGGGTTGACTACATTCATACTGGCTTAGTGCGTAAGGTTGACTCCACCTCAATTACACTCTCGCTCGATAGCAATAAGATTGTGTTGCTCTCACCTTTAGGCTTCTCGCCAACCGGTCAAGCATTTAATTTGGCTTATGAAGATGTAGCGGCTTCTACTGCTGCAGCACTTAAAGCAGACAAGCTGATTTTCTTGAGTCCTTATAGCGGCTTAAGAGATGCTGATGGTGAGCTGATCACTGAGCTTTCTTTGCCTCAGCTACAAGATTACATGTCTGCCCATAAAGAACTCGAGATCGGTCTCAGGGGTCTACTCAATATCTCCGGTAGAGCGGTACGCTCCGGTGTTAGCCGTGTGCACTTTTTACCTTGCAATCAAGATGGCGCGCTCCTGGAAGAGCTCTTTACGCACGACGGTATTGGCATGATGCTGGCCTCTTCCGATATTGAGAACCTCAGAGAAGCCAATCAAGATGATGTAGGCGGTATTTTGCAACTAACCATGCCATTAGAAGAGGAAGGCATCTTGGCAGCGCGCGGCCAAGATGTGATTGAGCGGGATATTCAGCGCTTCTCGGTTATTGAACATGACCGCGTGCTATTTGGTTGCGCGGCCCTCTTCCCCTTCCCTAATGGCGTAGGAGAATTGGCCTGCCTCGCAGTTGATCCAGATGTCCAAGGCTCTGGTGACGGTGAGCGTCTCCTCAAACGCATTGAGATGCGGGCTAAGCAGGAAAATATTAAGAAACTGTTTGTTCTCACAACGAGAACGGAACACTGGTTTCTCAAGCGTGGCTTCAAACGCGCCACAGTCGATGATCTGCCGGAAGAAAGAAAGCAGATCTATAACTGGGATCGCAAGTCCATGGTTTTAACTAAAGATTTATAA
- the hrpA gene encoding ATP-dependent RNA helicase HrpA, producing the protein MEISFPEQLPVSAQRQVIAEALLAHQVVIVCGETGSGKTTQLPKICLDIGRGSMNGGKLIGHTQPRRIAATATAKRIAQELGTPIGVDVGYQVRFADKTSPGASIKLMTDGILLAETQRDPQLRAYDTLIIDEAHERSLNIDFLLGYLRQLLPKRPDLKLIITSATIDANRFAEHFALGGKPAPVIEVSGRLFPVEQRYAPLEINEGKKESKEVLDIPDAVAQAINQVWREGASGAGDVLVFLPGEREIRDCAEVLRKDHVLQQRFHPEILSLFARQSVAEQERVFSSGNGRRIILTTNVAETSLTVPNIRYVIDSGLARVKRYSYRNKVEQLQVEPISQAAANQRAGRCGRVSDGICIRLYSEQDFQSRDRFTDPEILRSSLAAVLLRMSALKLAKINEFPFLDRPLGRAIADGIQLLDELGAIEYEANEDDQTRFKLTPIGKQLSDLPLDPRIGRILLAAKDQQALREVTIIASALATQDPRERPLEQAQAADQAHLQFADERSEFLSFIKLWDWYQDALTHKHSNRQLENLCRSKFLSPRRLREWRDVYGQLHVMLGEKGWKENTSPATYEQIHLALLTGLLGFVAKKEEDEKSQERGSKTGGYLGARGIRPFIWPGSTIGKKAGAWFLAGEMQETTRMYARTIAKIEPQWIEKVAAHRLIKSLSDPFWDNRQGEVMAFERGTLYGLPIYHGRRVRYESHDPELARELFIRQALVQEELFGRMESAALEREIQAEAKRKYPDSFGFFWHNHQLIKEIEALEHRSRRPDVLVDDDLLFAFYDSRLPKTVLNREGMRTWLKTPGADSQMRLAKADLMRHEAAGITVDRYPKKWLVGGSELSLTYHFEPGSPKDGVTLVVPLTLLNQVDGRRCEWLVPGMCEEKTQLLLKSLPQKLRRHLVPLPAYAQSFLERCLDSDQFGIGDYVEQLIRDIQKERGIEIARTDFRPEALPQHLFMNFRLIDEHGRQLELDRNLVKLRAEFGGIARDAFQALAQEGAVTAKVETSKSDSEKPTIEISQGGCRSWDFGDLPETLEIKKGNKLLFGYPALVDRGESCDLEVFDDLQEAQKIHHQGLRKLFAIANKDTLKSLQKQLPGIRELGLLFINIGSVDALVEQILNVAIERAFMSESLPTNGQQFQERLQAGKPRMALIAQEIAKHALNALQANLDVQKKIAQAKASSASAYADIQNQLQGLIFPKFVSDIPYAQLVHLPRYLKAIQMRIDKLRSNPARDAQCQKDWESVARPWQKLLQGSKGSASYVMAEHQGLQDFRWQLEELRVALFAQELRTPSPMSLKRLEKVLASLR; encoded by the coding sequence ATGGAGATCAGCTTTCCGGAGCAATTACCCGTCTCTGCCCAGCGCCAAGTCATTGCTGAGGCACTGTTAGCCCATCAGGTCGTGATTGTCTGCGGTGAGACAGGTTCGGGCAAAACCACTCAGTTACCCAAAATTTGCCTTGATATTGGTCGAGGTAGCATGAATGGTGGCAAATTGATTGGTCACACGCAACCAAGACGGATTGCAGCAACTGCGACTGCCAAGCGCATTGCTCAAGAGCTGGGAACGCCAATCGGAGTAGATGTAGGCTATCAAGTGCGGTTTGCCGATAAAACCAGCCCAGGGGCATCGATCAAGTTGATGACCGATGGCATCTTGCTCGCAGAAACTCAGCGCGATCCCCAACTGCGCGCTTATGACACCCTCATCATTGACGAAGCCCACGAGCGCAGTCTGAATATTGATTTTCTCTTAGGCTACCTCAGACAGTTATTGCCCAAGCGACCCGATCTCAAACTCATTATTACGTCAGCGACTATTGATGCCAATCGATTTGCTGAGCATTTTGCTTTAGGCGGCAAACCGGCTCCTGTTATTGAGGTTAGCGGCAGACTCTTTCCGGTAGAGCAACGCTATGCGCCTTTAGAAATCAATGAAGGTAAAAAAGAGTCCAAAGAAGTTCTGGATATTCCTGATGCAGTAGCTCAAGCCATTAATCAAGTGTGGCGTGAGGGTGCGTCTGGTGCAGGCGATGTTTTAGTCTTTTTGCCCGGTGAGCGCGAGATTCGGGATTGCGCCGAAGTCTTGCGTAAGGATCATGTTCTACAACAGCGTTTTCATCCAGAGATTTTGAGTTTATTTGCCAGACAGTCAGTCGCAGAGCAAGAGCGGGTCTTTAGTTCGGGTAATGGCAGGCGGATCATATTGACCACCAACGTCGCAGAAACCTCTTTAACGGTGCCCAATATTCGCTATGTCATTGATAGTGGCCTAGCTAGAGTCAAACGCTACTCCTATCGCAATAAAGTAGAGCAACTCCAAGTGGAGCCCATCTCTCAAGCGGCTGCTAATCAACGAGCTGGTCGTTGTGGACGGGTATCGGATGGTATTTGTATTCGTCTCTACAGCGAGCAGGATTTTCAATCTCGCGACCGATTTACGGATCCTGAGATCCTGCGCAGTTCTTTAGCCGCAGTGCTGCTGCGCATGAGTGCCCTGAAGCTCGCGAAGATTAATGAGTTTCCCTTCTTAGATCGTCCCTTGGGCCGAGCAATTGCCGATGGTATCCAACTCTTGGATGAGCTTGGTGCAATTGAGTATGAAGCTAATGAAGATGACCAAACCCGCTTCAAGCTCACTCCGATTGGTAAGCAGCTATCAGACCTACCTCTGGATCCGCGGATTGGCCGAATTTTGCTGGCGGCCAAAGACCAGCAGGCGCTGCGTGAAGTCACAATTATTGCTTCTGCTCTGGCAACCCAAGATCCGCGAGAGCGACCCCTTGAGCAAGCGCAAGCTGCAGATCAAGCACACCTACAGTTTGCTGATGAGCGTTCGGAGTTTCTGAGTTTCATTAAATTGTGGGATTGGTATCAAGATGCGCTAACGCATAAACATAGCAATCGACAGTTGGAAAATTTGTGTCGCAGTAAATTTCTCTCACCACGGCGTTTACGAGAATGGCGCGACGTCTATGGTCAGCTCCACGTCATGTTAGGAGAGAAGGGTTGGAAAGAAAATACGAGTCCGGCAACGTATGAGCAAATCCATCTTGCCTTGCTCACTGGCCTATTGGGTTTTGTTGCCAAAAAAGAAGAAGATGAAAAATCTCAAGAGCGGGGCAGCAAAACCGGCGGCTATTTAGGGGCGCGAGGTATTCGGCCCTTCATTTGGCCAGGCTCAACGATCGGTAAAAAAGCAGGAGCATGGTTCTTGGCTGGCGAGATGCAAGAGACGACGCGGATGTACGCACGCACCATCGCCAAGATTGAACCGCAGTGGATTGAAAAAGTCGCTGCGCATCGCTTAATTAAATCCTTGAGTGACCCCTTTTGGGATAACCGTCAGGGTGAGGTCATGGCCTTTGAGCGAGGCACTTTATATGGCCTACCAATCTATCATGGCCGTCGTGTCCGCTACGAGTCGCATGACCCCGAACTGGCTAGAGAGTTATTTATTCGTCAAGCTTTGGTTCAGGAAGAGCTCTTTGGGCGCATGGAAAGTGCTGCGCTAGAGCGAGAAATTCAGGCAGAGGCCAAGAGAAAATATCCCGATAGCTTTGGCTTCTTTTGGCATAACCACCAACTGATTAAAGAGATAGAGGCTTTAGAGCATCGCTCCCGACGTCCAGATGTATTGGTCGACGATGATTTGCTTTTTGCCTTTTATGATTCGCGACTGCCTAAAACAGTACTCAATCGAGAAGGCATGAGGACTTGGCTTAAAACCCCTGGGGCAGACAGTCAAATGCGTTTGGCTAAAGCAGACTTGATGCGCCATGAGGCAGCGGGCATTACCGTCGATCGCTATCCCAAAAAATGGCTAGTCGGTGGAAGTGAGCTCAGTCTGACCTATCATTTTGAGCCAGGTAGCCCCAAAGACGGCGTCACTTTAGTAGTGCCACTAACTCTACTAAATCAAGTCGATGGGCGTCGCTGCGAATGGCTAGTACCAGGGATGTGCGAAGAGAAAACCCAGCTCTTGCTGAAGTCCTTGCCGCAAAAATTACGCCGTCATTTAGTTCCCCTACCAGCATATGCCCAATCTTTTCTAGAGCGTTGCCTTGACTCAGACCAATTTGGTATCGGAGATTATGTAGAGCAGCTAATACGAGATATTCAGAAAGAGCGGGGCATTGAGATTGCACGGACCGATTTTCGTCCCGAGGCCTTGCCGCAACATTTGTTCATGAACTTCCGATTGATTGATGAGCATGGACGGCAGTTAGAGCTCGATCGCAATCTTGTTAAGTTGCGTGCGGAGTTTGGTGGGATTGCGCGCGACGCATTTCAGGCCCTTGCTCAAGAGGGTGCTGTCACTGCCAAAGTAGAGACTTCCAAATCCGATTCAGAAAAACCCACGATCGAGATTAGTCAAGGCGGATGCCGATCATGGGACTTTGGCGATCTTCCTGAAACGCTGGAGATCAAGAAGGGTAACAAGCTCCTGTTTGGTTATCCCGCTCTAGTCGATCGCGGAGAGTCTTGCGACCTTGAGGTCTTTGATGATTTACAAGAGGCACAAAAAATCCACCATCAAGGATTACGTAAGCTCTTTGCGATTGCCAATAAAGACACGCTCAAATCTCTGCAGAAGCAGTTGCCGGGTATTCGTGAACTAGGCTTGCTATTTATCAATATTGGCTCCGTCGATGCGCTGGTAGAACAAATTCTGAATGTAGCGATCGAGCGGGCTTTCATGAGTGAATCTTTGCCGACAAATGGTCAGCAATTTCAGGAGAGACTGCAGGCTGGTAAACCCAGAATGGCTCTAATAGCCCAAGAGATTGCCAAGCATGCTTTAAATGCCTTACAGGCAAATCTGGATGTGCAGAAAAAAATAGCACAAGCGAAAGCATCATCAGCGAGTGCATATGCCGATATTCAAAATCAATTGCAGGGCCTGATATTTCCCAAGTTTGTTTCTGACATCCCCTATGCGCAGTTGGTGCATTTACCGCGTTATCTCAAAGCCATTCAGATGCGGATTGATAAGCTGAGATCAAATCCCGCTCGTGATGCTCAATGCCAAAAAGATTGGGAGTCTGTTGCAAGACCTTGGCAAAAACTATTACAGGGCTCTAAAGGCTCGGCATCCTATGTCATGGCTGAACATCAAGGCCTTCAAGACTTTCGTTGGCAGTTGGAAGAGCTGAGGGTGGCTCTTTTTGCTCAAGAACTCAGGACACCCAGCCCCATGTCGCTCAAGAGGCTCGAAAAGGTTCTGGCAAGCCTGCGGTAG